The proteins below come from a single Malus sylvestris chromosome 3, drMalSylv7.2, whole genome shotgun sequence genomic window:
- the LOC126616976 gene encoding uncharacterized protein LOC126616976 yields the protein MKLIENLRLRLFNGAFDSSKCDKTTVLAVDRICKLRKRKEEDIVKMRNKISALLQCGQDPINKTCTSRILIEDLIREENILEAYVLIKGFCNLVSGRLSVIQVQRECPENLKQAISSLIFAAKKCFHEITELLAIEKFFKKYGSDFVLAATQTNCVTPVMVEKLSNRNSTDEEIEKIIQQIAKPCNKNGEQAWNCHPTSPYLYDGIAYNAFINYK from the coding sequence ATGAAGCTCATCGAGAACTTGAGGCTTAGGCTTTTCAACGGGGCTTTCGACTCCTCAAAATGCGACAAAACAACAGTGTTGGCAGTGGATAGGATATGCAAGTTAAGGAAGAGGAAAGAGGAGGACATTGTGAAGATGAGGAACAAAATTTCTGCTCTCTTGCAGTGTGGTCAAGacccaataaataaaacttgcaCATCTCGTATTTTGATCGAAGATCTGATAAGAGAAGAAAACATTTTGGAGGCGTACGTGTTGATCAAGGGTTTTTGTAACTTAGTTAGTGGTAGGCTCTCAGTTATTCAAGTGCAGAGGGAATGCCCCGAAAATTTAAAACAAGCGATTAGTAGTTTAATTTTTGCAGCTAAAAAATGCTTCCACGAGATAACAGAATTATTGGcaattgagaaattttttaagaAGTATGGAAGTGATTTTGTGCTTGCGGCTACTCAAACCAACTGTGTTACTCCCGTGATGGTTGAGAAGCTCTCAAATAGAAACTCTACAGACGAAGAAATAGAGAAGATTATTCAGCAAATAGCCAAGCCATGCAATAAAAATGGAGAACAAGCGTGGAACTGTCATCCCACCTCACCATACTTATATGATGGTATTGCGTACAATGCTTTTATCAATTATAAGTGA